One segment of Pseudodesulfovibrio sp. 5S69 DNA contains the following:
- a CDS encoding tetratricopeptide repeat protein: MRRILVLILLAATVFAVAACSSPSTPGQEDIERARDSYSKGFYLEAEKDYERYLQVEPQGKFRKEAWDRLAEIAMSVKGDYDRAVVLLEAMYLELGSDPDTAWKIMFQLGEAYSELGNTAKAIEAFEKCLDQAQGNPEHIYKTQLRMARLYRSMGSYDLVAATLENCADSAADDEAKAKCLYELAQSYTFISSWSQAEKALDSLLKLKNISDETRSLAIFLEADIAENDRDYAKAKELLESILHTYPNPKVVETRLANLPEVEPEPLPLVPPKQ, translated from the coding sequence ATGCGACGCATACTCGTACTGATACTGCTGGCCGCGACGGTGTTTGCCGTCGCGGCCTGCTCTTCGCCCTCCACGCCCGGCCAGGAGGATATCGAGCGGGCGCGCGACTCCTACTCCAAGGGGTTCTACCTCGAAGCGGAAAAGGACTACGAGCGCTACCTGCAGGTGGAGCCTCAGGGCAAGTTCCGCAAGGAGGCTTGGGACCGCCTGGCCGAGATCGCCATGTCGGTCAAGGGCGACTACGACCGGGCCGTGGTCCTGCTCGAGGCCATGTACCTGGAGCTGGGCAGCGACCCGGACACGGCCTGGAAGATCATGTTCCAGTTGGGTGAAGCCTATTCCGAGTTGGGCAACACGGCCAAGGCCATCGAGGCCTTCGAGAAGTGTCTGGACCAGGCCCAGGGCAACCCGGAACACATCTACAAGACCCAGTTGCGCATGGCCCGGCTGTACCGCTCCATGGGCAGCTACGACCTGGTGGCCGCCACCCTGGAGAACTGCGCGGACTCGGCCGCGGACGACGAAGCCAAGGCCAAGTGCCTCTACGAACTGGCCCAGAGCTACACCTTCATCTCCAGTTGGTCTCAGGCGGAAAAGGCCCTGGACAGCCTGCTCAAGCTCAAGAACATCTCGGACGAGACCCGCTCCCTGGCCATTTTCCTGGAAGCGGATATCGCCGAAAACGACCGGGACTACGCCAAGGCCAAGGAGCTGCTCGAATCCATCCTGCACACCTACCCGAACCCCAAGGTGGTGGAAACCCGGCTGGCCAACCTGCCCGAGGTGGAGCCCGAGCCGCTGCCCCTGGTACCGCCCAAGCAGTAG
- a CDS encoding glycosyltransferase family 4 protein → MKIALCTPFKPLDNASVSGDVTIARDLRDALARLGNQVVVVPHFPSKEIWKRPGRWFGAYRAAGRMAEAARGCAAWLTYGTYYKAPDVFGPACAARLGIPYAIFQASYAVNRGKRLATWPGYRLNRRAMLRADHIFCNRLNDLRGCARLGLPPDRYSHVPPGLPRGLLTRDGEAGAALRREWGAEGARVVLTAAMMRAGVKAEGLRWVFRACAALVERGRDVFLAVAGDGPRRAELEPEARNLLGDRVRFLGLVEREKLGTFFAAGDLFAFPGLAESVGMVYLEAQQCRLPVVATDDEGAPQVVAHNHTGIITKANIDDFTRGVDELVRDPERCRALAANAPGHVAKEHDAARNYDHVVEVLRELAEARA, encoded by the coding sequence GTGAAGATCGCCCTGTGCACTCCGTTCAAGCCGCTCGACAACGCGTCGGTCTCCGGCGACGTGACCATCGCCCGCGACCTGCGTGACGCGCTCGCTCGCCTGGGCAACCAGGTGGTTGTGGTGCCGCATTTCCCGTCCAAGGAGATATGGAAGCGCCCCGGCCGATGGTTCGGCGCGTACCGGGCCGCCGGGCGCATGGCCGAGGCCGCGCGCGGCTGCGCCGCCTGGCTGACCTACGGGACCTACTACAAGGCACCGGACGTGTTCGGCCCTGCCTGTGCGGCCCGCCTGGGCATCCCCTATGCCATCTTCCAGGCCAGCTACGCGGTCAACCGGGGCAAAAGACTGGCCACCTGGCCGGGTTACCGCCTGAACAGGCGGGCCATGCTCCGGGCGGACCACATCTTCTGCAACCGGCTCAACGATCTGCGCGGCTGCGCCAGGCTTGGGCTGCCCCCGGACCGGTACTCCCACGTCCCCCCGGGGTTGCCCCGGGGGCTGCTCACGCGCGACGGCGAGGCCGGGGCCGCCCTGCGCCGGGAATGGGGCGCGGAGGGCGCGAGAGTGGTCCTCACGGCGGCCATGATGCGCGCCGGGGTCAAGGCCGAGGGGCTGCGCTGGGTCTTCCGCGCTTGCGCCGCGCTCGTCGAGCGGGGCAGGGACGTCTTCCTGGCCGTGGCCGGGGATGGGCCGCGCCGGGCGGAACTGGAACCCGAGGCCCGGAACCTGCTCGGCGATCGGGTCCGTTTCCTTGGCCTGGTGGAGCGCGAAAAGCTCGGTACCTTCTTCGCGGCGGGCGACCTGTTCGCCTTTCCGGGTCTTGCGGAGAGCGTGGGCATGGTCTACCTGGAGGCCCAGCAGTGCCGCCTGCCCGTAGTGGCCACCGACGACGAGGGCGCGCCCCAGGTGGTGGCCCACAACCACACCGGGATCATCACCAAGGCGAATATCGACGATTTCACCCGGGGTGTGGACGAACTGGTCCGCGACCCGGAGCGGTGCCGGGCCCTGGCGGCCAACGCGCCGGGCCATGTGGCCAAAGAACACGACGCCGCGCGCAACTATGACCATGTGGTCGAGGTGCTGCGAGAACTGGCCGAAGCGAGGGCCTGA
- a CDS encoding histidine phosphatase family protein has translation MTTFFCMRHGLTEWNRECRIQGNKDIGLCDEGRDMARKWGESLAGEGFDCILTSTLSRAKETGALVNEVLGLPLFEDERLGEQDWGQWTGLTKTELKAMRKEVGRQEYKGFGFRPEGGESRDEVLCRACDALIDFAAEHPGQSVLVVTHNGVLRCLAHALSGSEFLPGDPVAYLPYRLHRIECIENELALGELNMEL, from the coding sequence ATGACGACATTTTTTTGCATGCGCCACGGGTTGACCGAATGGAACCGCGAATGCCGCATCCAGGGCAACAAGGACATAGGACTGTGCGACGAGGGTCGCGACATGGCCCGCAAGTGGGGCGAATCCCTTGCCGGAGAGGGGTTCGACTGCATTCTGACCAGCACCCTTTCCCGCGCAAAAGAGACCGGCGCTCTGGTCAACGAGGTCCTGGGCCTGCCCCTGTTCGAGGACGAGCGATTGGGCGAACAGGACTGGGGTCAGTGGACCGGCCTGACCAAGACCGAGCTCAAGGCCATGCGCAAGGAGGTGGGCAGGCAGGAGTACAAGGGGTTCGGCTTCCGGCCCGAGGGTGGGGAGAGCCGCGACGAAGTGCTCTGCCGGGCCTGCGACGCGCTCATCGACTTCGCCGCCGAGCACCCCGGGCAGTCCGTGCTGGTGGTCACCCACAACGGGGTGCTGCGCTGCCTGGCCCACGCCCTGTCCGGGTCCGAATTCCTGCCCGGCGATCCCGTGGCATATCTTCCCTACCGGCTGCACCGCATCGAATGCATCGAAAACGAACTCGCCCTGGGCGAGTTGAACATGGAGTTGTAA
- a CDS encoding glycosyltransferase family protein gives MRIVFYCQHVLGVGHMFRSLEIVKALKDHEVILVTGGAHVDFDPPANMTRIQLPGLMMDAKFTRFIPLEEGAEVDDVLVRRLRLFKEIMAKYRPDIFMVELFPFGRKKFRFELLPILKKVRKGEYGKCRSVCSVRDILVEKKDMQRQVERVHGYLNPNFDHVLVHSDPNLVRLDETFPGVEGIVPEVHYTGYVARRPDPAETERLAAELKLGDTPLVVVSVGGGHIGRDLLRGALAASPILNETHPHRLALFTGPYAEEDEFRHLQAIVEAHPHITLKRFTKRFLAYLDLARLSVSLGGYNTTMNLLATNTFGLMYPFLQNREQNMRARRIEEKGGLKVITQDDLGPERLVPLMREGLDRRAAPLNLDLDGGPNSARILEEIYAAM, from the coding sequence ATGCGCATCGTCTTCTATTGCCAGCACGTGCTCGGCGTGGGGCACATGTTCCGGTCCCTGGAAATCGTCAAGGCCCTCAAGGATCACGAGGTCATCCTGGTCACCGGGGGTGCCCACGTGGATTTCGACCCGCCCGCCAACATGACCCGCATCCAGCTGCCCGGCCTGATGATGGACGCGAAATTCACCCGGTTCATTCCCCTGGAGGAGGGGGCCGAGGTGGACGACGTCCTGGTCCGCCGCCTGCGCCTGTTCAAGGAGATCATGGCGAAATACCGGCCCGACATCTTCATGGTCGAGCTCTTCCCGTTCGGGCGCAAGAAGTTCCGCTTCGAGCTTTTGCCCATCCTCAAGAAGGTCCGCAAGGGCGAGTACGGCAAGTGCCGGTCCGTCTGCTCCGTGCGCGACATCCTGGTGGAAAAGAAGGACATGCAGCGCCAGGTGGAGCGCGTGCACGGCTACCTCAACCCCAATTTCGACCACGTCCTGGTCCACTCGGACCCCAACCTGGTGCGCCTGGACGAGACCTTCCCCGGCGTGGAGGGGATCGTGCCCGAGGTCCATTACACCGGCTACGTAGCCCGCAGGCCCGACCCGGCCGAGACCGAACGGCTGGCCGCCGAGCTGAAACTGGGCGACACCCCGCTGGTGGTCGTGTCCGTGGGCGGCGGGCACATCGGCCGCGACCTGCTGCGCGGCGCCCTGGCCGCCTCGCCCATCCTCAACGAAACCCACCCGCACCGGCTGGCCCTGTTCACCGGGCCCTACGCCGAAGAGGACGAATTCCGGCATCTTCAGGCCATTGTCGAAGCCCACCCGCATATCACCTTGAAACGGTTTACCAAGCGCTTCCTGGCCTACCTGGACCTGGCCCGGTTGTCGGTCTCGCTCGGCGGCTACAACACCACCATGAACCTGCTGGCCACCAACACCTTCGGACTCATGTATCCCTTTCTCCAGAACCGCGAGCAGAATATGCGCGCCCGGCGCATCGAGGAAAAGGGCGGGCTCAAGGTCATCACCCAGGACGATCTCGGCCCGGAACGGCTGGTCCCGCTCATGCGCGAAGGCCTGGACCGCCGGGCCGCGCCGCTCAACCTCGACCTGGACGGGGGCCCGAACTCGGCCCGCATCCTCGAGGAGATCTACGCCGCCATGTGA
- a CDS encoding enoyl-ACP reductase FabI, with amino-acid sequence MLLKDKKALIFGVVNDRSIAYGIARQLKEHGARLAFSYAADPIERRLAPICEELGGEFMYKCDVTSDDEIAVGTDLVRDKWGDVDILVHSIAYANREDLKGRFIDTSREGYKVALDVSSFSLVALCRAFEPLFKPGASVLTMSYYGAGKVVANYNAMGVAKAALEACVRYLAVDLGEKGVRINAISAGPVKTMAASGISGFKTILGRIEEKAPLHRNITIDDVGKCALYLASDLSSGTTGDVIFVDSGYNIMGV; translated from the coding sequence ATGCTGCTCAAGGACAAAAAGGCCCTCATCTTCGGCGTGGTCAACGACCGCTCCATCGCCTACGGCATCGCCAGGCAGCTCAAGGAACACGGCGCACGCCTGGCCTTCAGCTATGCCGCCGATCCCATCGAGCGCCGCCTGGCCCCCATCTGCGAGGAACTCGGCGGTGAGTTCATGTACAAGTGCGACGTCACGTCCGACGACGAGATAGCCGTCGGCACCGACCTCGTGCGCGACAAGTGGGGCGACGTGGACATCCTCGTGCACTCCATCGCCTACGCCAACCGCGAAGACCTGAAAGGGCGGTTCATCGACACCAGCCGCGAGGGCTACAAGGTTGCCCTGGACGTCTCCTCCTTTTCCCTGGTCGCCCTGTGCCGCGCCTTCGAACCCCTGTTCAAACCCGGCGCGTCCGTGCTGACCATGAGCTACTACGGCGCGGGCAAGGTCGTGGCCAACTACAACGCCATGGGCGTGGCCAAGGCCGCGCTCGAGGCCTGCGTGCGCTACCTCGCCGTGGACCTGGGCGAAAAGGGCGTGCGCATCAACGCCATCTCCGCCGGGCCGGTCAAGACCATGGCCGCCTCCGGCATCTCCGGGTTCAAAACCATCCTCGGCCGTATCGAGGAAAAAGCCCCCCTGCACCGGAACATCACCATCGACGACGTGGGCAAATGCGCCCTGTACCTCGCCTCGGATCTGTCCTCCGGCACCACCGGCGACGTCATCTTCGTGGACTCCGGCTACAACATCATGGGCGTGTAA
- a CDS encoding LysR family transcriptional regulator: MELYQLRTFVAVAEEGSITRAGKRIHATQPAVSAHIKALEEELGVRLFDRVPRGVELTQAGAELVHDAIEVLGAAQTLLARAVMLGGEVAGQVALGLCTDPAFLKATSLIDLMSERFPKLNLKLIQSPSGVILSEIRARNLDAGFVFAGNPYRDLETIKLAEPEYSIMGAASVRDELAEADAEALSAFTWVMPASHSPFRELQLDIFNRFGIVPARTIGADSEEVIRALVVEGKALALVREDEVAAMLDSGLAAECALVGRHPVEVNFVYRKGEDELPSLAAIIELVRRTWEG, encoded by the coding sequence ATGGAACTCTATCAGCTGAGAACGTTCGTGGCCGTGGCAGAAGAGGGCAGCATCACCCGTGCGGGCAAGCGGATCCACGCGACCCAGCCCGCGGTCAGCGCGCACATCAAGGCGCTGGAGGAGGAACTGGGCGTCCGGCTGTTCGACCGGGTGCCGCGTGGCGTGGAGCTGACCCAGGCCGGTGCCGAGCTGGTGCATGACGCCATCGAGGTGTTGGGCGCGGCCCAGACGCTGCTGGCGAGGGCCGTGATGCTCGGCGGCGAGGTGGCGGGCCAGGTGGCGCTGGGGCTGTGTACGGACCCCGCGTTTCTCAAGGCCACCAGCCTGATCGACCTGATGAGCGAGCGGTTCCCCAAGCTCAACCTCAAGCTGATTCAGTCGCCGTCCGGGGTGATCCTGAGCGAGATTCGGGCGCGCAACCTGGACGCGGGTTTTGTTTTCGCGGGCAATCCGTACCGGGATCTGGAGACCATCAAGCTGGCCGAGCCGGAGTATTCCATCATGGGCGCGGCGAGCGTCCGGGACGAGTTGGCCGAGGCCGACGCCGAGGCCCTGTCGGCCTTCACCTGGGTCATGCCCGCCAGCCACAGCCCGTTCCGCGAGTTGCAGCTGGATATCTTCAACCGGTTCGGGATCGTTCCGGCCCGGACCATCGGCGCGGATTCCGAAGAGGTCATCCGGGCCCTGGTGGTGGAGGGCAAGGCGCTGGCCCTGGTCCGCGAGGACGAGGTGGCGGCCATGCTCGACAGCGGGCTGGCGGCCGAGTGCGCGCTGGTCGGGCGGCATCCGGTGGAGGTGAATTTCGTGTACCGCAAGGGCGAGGACGAACTCCCGTCCCTGGCGGCTATCATCGAACTGGTACGGCGCACCTGGGAGGGGTGA
- a CDS encoding LysR family transcriptional regulator — translation MELYQLKTFVAVAEEGNLTKAAERIYASQPAVSGHIKALEEELGLPLFVRTPRGMQLTEVGKGLKLKADSVLLAAEDMANLAAGYREELTGSLTIVLNTDTAFLRVAELSAAMADAHPKLRLKFLQGNSGTILKDVRDRRIDAGFSFSDNRYAEVANIHLKEIPVRVVAPAAWAARVQDLPLDQLATLPWIRPDVECPFMKVLEGVFEGSGISITDFIEADSEYVIRELVAAGKGVSLLKQDDADAMVREGAAVICETGPMLSLNIGFVYPKSRENDPIIRALTDVVRGLWPEAAC, via the coding sequence ATGGAACTCTATCAGCTCAAGACCTTTGTGGCCGTGGCCGAGGAGGGCAACCTGACCAAGGCCGCCGAGCGCATTTACGCCAGCCAGCCTGCGGTGAGCGGGCACATCAAGGCGCTGGAGGAGGAGCTGGGGCTCCCGCTGTTCGTGCGCACCCCGCGCGGCATGCAGTTGACCGAGGTGGGCAAGGGGCTGAAGCTCAAGGCGGACTCCGTGCTCCTGGCCGCCGAGGACATGGCCAACCTGGCCGCCGGGTACCGCGAGGAGCTGACCGGGTCTTTGACCATCGTCCTGAACACGGACACCGCTTTCTTACGTGTGGCCGAGCTGTCGGCGGCCATGGCCGACGCTCACCCCAAACTGCGGCTCAAGTTCCTGCAGGGCAACTCCGGGACGATCCTCAAGGACGTGCGCGATCGGCGCATCGACGCGGGCTTTTCCTTTTCCGACAACCGCTACGCCGAGGTCGCGAACATCCATCTGAAGGAGATCCCGGTTCGCGTTGTGGCCCCGGCGGCCTGGGCGGCCCGCGTGCAGGACCTGCCCCTGGATCAACTGGCGACCCTGCCTTGGATTCGGCCGGACGTCGAGTGTCCATTCATGAAGGTGCTCGAGGGCGTGTTCGAAGGGTCGGGCATCAGCATCACCGATTTCATCGAGGCGGACTCCGAGTACGTCATCCGCGAGCTGGTGGCCGCCGGAAAGGGCGTGTCCCTGCTCAAGCAGGATGACGCGGACGCCATGGTCCGGGAGGGCGCGGCCGTGATCTGCGAGACCGGGCCCATGCTCTCCCTGAACATCGGTTTCGTGTATCCCAAGAGCCGGGAGAACGACCCGATCATCCGGGCCCTGACCGACGTGGTCCGGGGGCTGTGGCCGGAGGCCGCCTGCTGA
- a CDS encoding LysR family transcriptional regulator yields the protein MELYQLKTFVVVAEEGHLTRASVRLHTSQPSVSAHIKALEEELETKLFIRTPKGMRLTEAGERLKHRAENVLKAARELKLEARSMGDELVGDLSMGLNTDAEYLRIVPLLTSLGEDHPKIILQIQQRASTSVQGAIRDGELDCGFIFGEPRFPEINAIPLENTRFYVAVPDIWKDRMDQGLAGLSDLPWIMDPSDNPLQQLIEPFFKSHGIKPSNQLEVDGDEVIRVLVAAGKGVSFLRKNEVLAANRIGQPVHSLSYDELSIQANFVYLKRHDEDPVMRAVIDHVKRCWEVE from the coding sequence ATGGAATTGTACCAACTCAAGACGTTCGTGGTGGTGGCCGAGGAAGGCCACCTGACCCGCGCATCGGTGCGGCTGCACACCAGCCAGCCCTCGGTCAGCGCGCACATCAAGGCGCTGGAGGAGGAACTGGAGACCAAGCTGTTCATCCGAACGCCCAAGGGAATGCGTTTGACCGAGGCCGGGGAACGCCTCAAGCACCGGGCCGAGAACGTGCTCAAGGCGGCTCGCGAGCTGAAACTGGAGGCGCGGAGCATGGGCGACGAACTGGTGGGCGACCTGTCCATGGGGCTGAACACGGACGCCGAGTACCTGCGCATCGTGCCGCTGCTGACCTCGCTCGGCGAGGACCACCCCAAGATCATCCTGCAGATCCAGCAGCGCGCCTCCACCTCGGTGCAGGGGGCCATCCGCGACGGAGAGCTCGACTGCGGGTTCATCTTCGGCGAGCCGAGGTTCCCGGAGATCAACGCCATTCCCCTGGAAAATACCCGTTTCTACGTGGCCGTGCCGGATATCTGGAAGGACCGCATGGACCAGGGGCTGGCGGGCCTGTCCGACCTGCCGTGGATTATGGACCCGTCGGACAACCCGCTGCAGCAGCTCATAGAGCCGTTCTTCAAGTCCCACGGGATCAAGCCCTCGAACCAACTGGAAGTGGACGGCGACGAGGTCATCCGCGTGCTCGTGGCCGCGGGCAAGGGGGTTTCATTTCTGCGGAAAAACGAGGTCCTGGCGGCCAACCGCATCGGCCAGCCAGTGCACTCCCTGTCCTATGACGAGCTGTCCATCCAGGCCAACTTCGTCTACCTCAAACGGCACGACGAGGACCCGGTCATGCGCGCGGTCATCGACCACGTCAAACGGTGCTGGGAAGTGGAATAG
- a CDS encoding class I SAM-dependent methyltransferase, whose translation MNHKELCAMELERLREETIETSRGRKAVFDMIPEGASRILEVGCGWGGILLRLQRDKGCTELFGVDMDPEAARRLSPFIDRIELRDIERGEIFSPEYKGFFKYIILHDVVEHLFDPWLTMTRIREFLAEDGLLIVATPNLHYWRIQHEIMSGRFPYGPGVWHTGHLRWYTPVSLLNVLSIGGFEVREYCLEIPADVDMKALHRLSPLREVQFPPAELQGKYPDKPVYTLTYPENVRRYYPVFFAGKLIAVCGRGRLFWKPQAATYNCPLVEQLTKTVDNPYDVFNPPPMRPIQPGVFPS comes from the coding sequence ATGAACCACAAGGAGCTGTGTGCCATGGAACTGGAGCGGTTGCGGGAAGAGACCATCGAGACGTCCAGAGGACGGAAGGCCGTGTTCGACATGATCCCGGAAGGGGCCTCGCGCATCCTGGAGGTCGGCTGCGGCTGGGGCGGCATCCTGCTCCGGTTGCAGCGGGACAAGGGGTGCACCGAGCTGTTCGGCGTGGACATGGACCCCGAGGCCGCCAGGAGGCTCAGCCCGTTCATCGACCGCATCGAGCTGCGGGACATCGAGCGCGGAGAGATTTTCTCCCCTGAATACAAAGGGTTTTTCAAGTACATCATCCTGCACGACGTGGTCGAGCACCTGTTCGATCCGTGGCTGACCATGACCCGCATCCGCGAGTTCCTGGCCGAGGACGGGCTGCTCATCGTGGCCACGCCCAACCTGCACTACTGGAGAATCCAGCACGAGATCATGTCCGGCCGGTTTCCCTACGGCCCCGGCGTGTGGCACACCGGCCACCTGCGCTGGTACACCCCGGTCAGCCTGCTCAACGTCCTGTCCATCGGCGGGTTCGAGGTCCGGGAGTACTGCCTGGAAATACCGGCCGACGTGGACATGAAGGCCCTGCACAGGCTGAGCCCGCTCCGGGAGGTCCAGTTCCCCCCGGCCGAGCTGCAGGGCAAGTATCCGGACAAGCCCGTGTACACCCTCACCTATCCGGAGAACGTCCGCCGCTATTACCCCGTCTTTTTCGCCGGCAAGCTCATCGCGGTCTGCGGCCGGGGCCGCCTCTTCTGGAAGCCCCAGGCCGCTACCTACAACTGCCCCCTGGTCGAACAACTGACCAAGACGGTCGACAACCCCTACGACGTCTTCAACCCCCCGCCCATGCGGCCCATCCAGCCTGGAGTGTTTCCTTCGTAA
- a CDS encoding DMT family transporter — MTLAQLKTLIPEDAQAKGRTAAIMGGILLSFDPIFVRLSGVGGYETAFLFGLFSALSMGTLIQATDARGLVGTIRESGWPAFVSGLIILGSASMFVLSIKHTSVANTMMILSGRPVLTAAAAWLVLGERTTARLWLAIVGVICGMAVVVSGSLQSGNVHGDALALVGVTCLAVNGVMWRHFKSMSRMLVVGYGGFFLAAIMFFLVDLSAIPARTWLVMACMGLLSAPAGRVLNAVSSRYIPAAEMATYALLSPVLAPIWVFLLFREQPPTATLAGGTLILATIATYIVATARRP; from the coding sequence ATGACGTTAGCACAACTGAAGACACTTATCCCGGAAGATGCCCAGGCCAAGGGGCGGACCGCGGCGATCATGGGCGGCATCCTGCTCAGCTTCGACCCGATCTTCGTCCGGTTGTCCGGCGTGGGCGGGTACGAAACCGCGTTCCTGTTCGGCCTGTTCTCCGCCCTGTCCATGGGCACCCTGATCCAGGCGACCGACGCGCGCGGGCTTGTCGGCACGATCCGGGAGAGCGGCTGGCCGGCATTCGTCTCCGGCCTGATCATCCTGGGCAGCGCCTCCATGTTCGTGCTCAGCATCAAACACACGAGCGTGGCCAACACCATGATGATCCTGAGCGGGCGGCCCGTGCTGACCGCAGCGGCGGCCTGGCTGGTCCTCGGGGAACGGACCACCGCCAGGCTCTGGCTGGCCATCGTCGGCGTGATCTGCGGCATGGCCGTGGTCGTGTCCGGCTCGCTCCAGTCGGGCAACGTGCACGGCGACGCCCTGGCCCTGGTGGGTGTGACCTGCCTGGCCGTAAACGGGGTCATGTGGCGGCACTTCAAGTCCATGAGCCGGATGCTGGTCGTGGGCTACGGCGGCTTCTTCCTGGCCGCGATCATGTTCTTTCTGGTCGACCTCTCGGCCATCCCGGCACGCACCTGGCTGGTCATGGCCTGCATGGGCCTGCTCTCCGCCCCGGCGGGCCGCGTCCTGAACGCGGTCTCCTCGCGCTACATCCCGGCCGCCGAAATGGCCACCTATGCCCTGCTCAGCCCGGTCCTCGCCCCCATCTGGGTCTTCCTCCTGTTCCGAGAACAACCCCCGACCGCCACCCTGGCCGGCGGCACCCTCATCCTGGCAACCATCGCCACCTACATCGTCGCCACCGCCAGACGGCCATGA
- a CDS encoding TetR/AcrR family transcriptional regulator, producing MAKMEAKRERNRSVILRAAREVFRSEGYIGAGMDDIARRAGVTKQTVYRYFESKEALFQASLEVRRADGGSGFLDALDEADTREALLRFAEGFLEVHMSEDHLASVRLLLSEGPTAPELTRAYFAVGPRRTEERLAEFLRERFRLDDAEYGVRLLLGGLLSLRMHVLVGLIPTPTPAELAAHARRIVSVFMHSKS from the coding sequence ATGGCCAAGATGGAAGCAAAGCGGGAGCGGAACCGGTCCGTCATCCTGCGGGCCGCGCGGGAGGTTTTCCGGTCCGAGGGGTACATCGGAGCGGGCATGGACGACATCGCCCGGCGGGCCGGGGTGACCAAGCAGACGGTGTACCGGTATTTCGAATCCAAGGAGGCGTTGTTCCAGGCGTCCCTGGAGGTCCGGCGGGCGGATGGCGGGAGCGGGTTTCTGGACGCCCTGGACGAGGCGGACACGCGCGAGGCCTTGCTCCGTTTCGCCGAGGGGTTCCTTGAGGTGCATATGTCCGAGGACCATCTGGCATCGGTCCGCCTGCTGTTGTCCGAGGGGCCGACCGCTCCGGAGCTCACCCGCGCCTATTTCGCGGTGGGTCCCCGGCGGACCGAGGAGCGGCTGGCCGAATTCTTGCGGGAGCGGTTCCGGCTCGACGACGCGGAGTACGGGGTCCGGCTCCTGCTGGGCGGCCTGCTCTCCCTGCGCATGCACGTCTTGGTCGGCCTGATTCCCACACCGACCCCGGCGGAGCTCGCCGCCCACGCCCGCCGCATCGTTTCGGTCTTCATGCACTCCAAATCCTGA
- a CDS encoding cell division protein FtsX, whose product MIGPFLRLTLRGVADLRLHPFAQLLTLLAVGMVTLLTGLILLGMHNVNLELLKSRGKVEFQIYWKAGVADAQVDKDWQTVRAMDHLDSFKTFTPKTALTELATTLGETGDFAWLAGNNPLPYSGLAAFVVPPEAQREGWAADLLTRLKSLPGVDKVNYTPFQADLAQGWRTLTGMVVWPVLGFLALVVALVVHNTIKLSLLTRLDEVEILSLVGASPTYIRWPLLVGGLVQGLLGAGLGIGLLAAAHSAMADVLNFPPFLIRLQFLPPGQVLILGGAVTLVATLSSWVAIK is encoded by the coding sequence GTGATCGGACCGTTCCTCCGCCTGACCCTGCGCGGCGTGGCCGACCTGCGCCTGCACCCGTTCGCCCAGTTGCTCACGCTCCTCGCCGTGGGCATGGTCACCCTGCTCACCGGGCTGATCCTGCTCGGCATGCACAACGTCAACCTGGAGCTGCTCAAGTCCAGGGGCAAGGTGGAGTTCCAGATATATTGGAAGGCCGGGGTCGCCGACGCCCAGGTGGACAAGGACTGGCAGACCGTCCGGGCCATGGACCACCTGGACTCCTTCAAGACCTTCACCCCCAAGACCGCCCTGACCGAGCTGGCCACCACCCTGGGCGAGACCGGCGACTTCGCCTGGCTGGCCGGGAACAACCCCCTGCCCTACTCCGGCCTGGCCGCCTTCGTCGTGCCGCCCGAGGCGCAGCGCGAGGGCTGGGCCGCCGACCTGCTCACCCGGCTCAAGTCCCTGCCCGGCGTGGACAAGGTCAACTACACCCCGTTCCAGGCCGATCTGGCCCAAGGCTGGCGCACCCTGACCGGCATGGTCGTCTGGCCGGTCCTCGGCTTCCTGGCCCTGGTCGTCGCCCTGGTGGTCCACAACACCATCAAGCTCTCCCTGCTCACGCGCCTGGACGAGGTCGAGATCCTCTCCCTGGTGGGCGCCAGCCCGACGTACATCCGCTGGCCCCTGCTCGTCGGCGGCCTGGTCCAGGGCCTCCTCGGCGCGGGGCTCGGCATCGGTCTGCTGGCCGCCGCCCACTCGGCCATGGCCGACGTCCTGAATTTCCCGCCCTTCCTCATCCGCCTGCAATTCCTGCCGCCCGGCCAGGTCCTGATCCTGGGCGGCGCCGTCACCCTGGTCGCCACCCTGTCCAGTTGGGTGGCCATAAAGTAG